The following coding sequences are from one Nicotiana tabacum cultivar K326 chromosome 1, ASM71507v2, whole genome shotgun sequence window:
- the LOC142161883 gene encoding uncharacterized protein LOC142161883 — protein MRNRENRPTRSTPLPGVDEVYSHYAKRGKDRDSIRSRGRGPRHRQGRNFPGVNHPPKRNNHQKWKGKDEKPKANGSETERYRGGGKGHWANICRVPRHLVELYQVSLKNKGPEANFVSDNNFDITHLDVADFFEHLDGKIDHLIGDGSVVKDD, from the coding sequence ATGAGAAATCGCGAAAATCGACCCACTAGGTCTACACCATTGCCTGGAGTGgatgaggtgtattcccattatgctAAGCGTGGAAAAGACCGTGATTCTATTCGTAGTCGTGGTCGTGGCCCTCGCCATAGACAAGGAAGAAATTTTCCTGGTGTTAATCATCCCCCAAAGAGAAATAACCACCAAAAATggaaagggaaagatgagaagcCAAAAGCAAATGGTTCAGAAACTGAACGCTATCGTGGCGGTGGAAAAGGGCATTGGGCAAATATTTGTCGTGTACCAAgacatttggttgagctttatcaagtaTCTCTAAAGAATAAAGGTCCTGAAGCCAATTTTGTCTCTGACAATAATTTTGACATCACCCATTTGGATGTGGCAGACTTCTTTGAGCACCTTGATGGAAAAATAGACCACTTGATCGGTGATGGATCTGTGGTTAAAGATGATTGA